Within the Flavobacterium sp. 9R genome, the region TGTATTGCTTTTTCGCCTTTAGCACAAGGTCTTTTGACCGATAAATATTTGAAAGGAATTCCAGAGAATTCTCGGGCTCACAATCCTAATGGACATTTACAAGAAGCCGAAGTTTCGGAGGAACGCATTCAGAAAATCATTCGATTGAACGAAATAGCAAAAGAGCGAAATCAATCTTTGGCACAAATGGCTTTGGCTTGGTTACTCAAAGACAGTAGGATTACTTCGGTGTTGATTGGAGCAAGTTCTGTGGGACAACTGAATAATAATCTCGACAGTTTGAATGCATTGTCTTTTACAGCGGATGAATTGGAGGCTATTGAACGTGTTTTGAGTTGAATACAATTTTTGAAATAGTAATTGATAAATAAAAAGGATGAAGTTTTGATAGGCTTCATCCTTTTTTTATTACATTTTTTTGATGCTTTTATTGTACTTTTTAATCAACTCCATAGTGCTGGTTTCTGACGAGAAAACAGAGTTTAATCCCTGTGGTTCTTGAGGAGGATCAGTGGTGAAGTCTAAGCCTATTTTCCATTTTCCATCTTTGGGATTGTTTTTGGCTATGCCCGCATACCCCCAAAAGTTCAAAGCAATAAAAGGTTCTTTTTCCTTAATAGCTTTCAACAGTCTATCGAATACAACTTTATAAAATTCGTTTCTATATACTACTGAAGCTTTTCTGTCTAGACTTTCTTGGCTTCTTGGATATCCAAATTCTTCTAATACAATTGGTTTTTGCAATCTCTTGGCGACTACGATATGCTCATCGATATAAGCTATTGTTTTTTCAATAGCGATTGGAGTGGATTCTTTCTCATCTTCTATCTTGTACCAGCCCCAGTTTTTGGGCCAAATGTGCATAGTTAAATAGTCTATATTCGGATTGGTATGTGTTCTTTCGAAGGTGGCTAAATCGTCATTAGAGCCCGCTTTCCCTTCAGAACCCGTTGTGATGAGGTGATTAGGATCCAATCGGTTCATTTCGTTTACCACTTCATTGAGCCATTGGGTGAAAGCGGCTTCATTTTCTTTAGTAAATACGCGAGGCTCATTGGCTACTTCCCAAGCCATAATAGCGGGATCCTCAGTGTATTTTTTATGGGTTATTGTATTGGTTCTTCCCATAATAAACTGAAGGTGTTTTATAAAATCGGCTTTGCAGGGTTCGCAAGTATGAAATTTGGAGGTGAATTCCATAAACTGCGGCCAAGTGTTGGGGGCAATATTGGGGTTAGGTACTTTTCCGTAACCATTCCACTCTAAATATTTTGCCATTCCGCCTGACCATTCCCAGTTGTTGTTGAGGTACAAAATGGCGTTCAAATCGCGTTTACCCATTTCGGATAACACATAATCTAGACCTTCTAATAGTTCAGTGTTATAACTATTTTTATTGGGTTGTAAGGCTGGTGTAACAGTATAATCTTGATCGCCGCCCTCGGCACCCACAAGGATTCTTAAATTGGTTATGCCATTAGCTTTGAGTTCATCCAATTCTTTTAAAAGACGCTTTCGGTCGCCTGTTTTGGTACCAATCATCGCACCATACCAATAATTTGTTCCAATAAAATGGTAGGCTTTACCGTTTTTGATGAATTGGTTATCTTTTACGGTAATCATTTTTTGAGCTTGTCCAATAGCAGTACAAACAAGTAAAAATGACAATAGGAATACTTTCTTCATTTGAAAATTAATTAGGTAAAACGTACATTTTAGGTAATTTATTAACCAGAGCCGATTTGGTTTTTGTAGCAAAAGTGGTAAAATCTGCTACGTTTGAAGTGCCTGGTGTGGGTACATAATAACCATCTTTTGAATTGGTCCAAAAGAGTACGTAACTTATCTCGATGTTGTTGTTGGTAAGGGAACTGTATAAATAAGTCGAGAACCAATTGGCTATGGCAGGAGTAGTAGCTGTAACTTGGTAACCTGTTTCGGTCATAGCTGCAATTTTTACTTTGCTAATGGCAAGTTCCGAAATCATTTTTAGTTTCGTATTGGCGCGATCGGCTCCGGTTTGCCCTTGGTTATTAAAGTCACCATAATTATCCATTCCGAGAACATCCACATAAGCGTCACCTGGATATCTGCTCAAATAGTTGGTTGCAGTGCTATATGAATTGTCAGGTGAAAAGGCATATAATACATTATGTACTCCTTTGGTGTTTTTGAGGTAATCGACCGTGAATTGAAAAGCTGTTTTGTACTCTTCTGCGGTGCAATAATTTTGTCCCCACCAAAACCAATTGCCATCAAATTCGTGAAATGGACGGAAAATTACAGGAATCAATACACCATTGGCATCTTTTAAGTTCAAGAAAACAGAAGCGACTTTGTCTAACTTTTGTTTGTACCAATTGTGGTTGCTTCCGCCGGGTAAAATACTTTTGAAAGCTGTTGCTTTTTGTTCTGTAGTCATATCGGCAGCATAGAAACTTTCTTCTTTCAAGGGTTCTCTCAAGTGCCACGCAAAAGTGGTGATCATTCCTTTGCCGAAGGCTTCTTTGGCATCATCAATGATTATTTTTTCTTGTTGGTAAAACCAATTATCGCTTTGTCCATTGTTGCTTTTGTCGGTAATGAACATAAAATCTAAACCTAAAACTGCAGGGTCGTTTCCTGTCGTTTTTTTAATATCAGATTGTGCTGATGAACCGTTGTTGTAAAAGCCATTAAAGGCGTCTTGTTGACCTATGGCAAAACGGGTTTTAGCAAGTTTTTTTAAATTGTAAAATAAGGCTACTGTTGCTTCGGTTGCATTGGCATCGACCATATAGGTTTTTACATTTTTGGTCGTAAGCAAATCAGTAACTACTACCGGAGGATCAACCACTACTGGTTCAGAAGTTGGATTGTCTTTTGAACAACTATTTAATCCTATTATTGTGACGAAAAATAGTATTTTAAGCAAGTGGTTTTTCATGTTGTTCTTTTAAATTCGGTGAATCAATTCTATACAAGCACGGCTGTTGTGGTAAGGGCATTTCCAGAAACCCGCTTTGTCCTTCTGCATAGTAGAATAATCGCTATTTATACCCCAAAACCATTCACCATTTTGATGGTCAATGATGTGTTTTTTGACAAAAGACCAATTTTTTAAAACGATGTCTAAATAGCCTTGACTTCCCGAAAGTTGCCAAG harbors:
- a CDS encoding cellulase family glycosylhydrolase, coding for MKKVFLLSFLLVCTAIGQAQKMITVKDNQFIKNGKAYHFIGTNYWYGAMIGTKTGDRKRLLKELDELKANGITNLRILVGAEGGDQDYTVTPALQPNKNSYNTELLEGLDYVLSEMGKRDLNAILYLNNNWEWSGGMAKYLEWNGYGKVPNPNIAPNTWPQFMEFTSKFHTCEPCKADFIKHLQFIMGRTNTITHKKYTEDPAIMAWEVANEPRVFTKENEAAFTQWLNEVVNEMNRLDPNHLITTGSEGKAGSNDDLATFERTHTNPNIDYLTMHIWPKNWGWYKIEDEKESTPIAIEKTIAYIDEHIVVAKRLQKPIVLEEFGYPRSQESLDRKASVVYRNEFYKVVFDRLLKAIKEKEPFIALNFWGYAGIAKNNPKDGKWKIGLDFTTDPPQEPQGLNSVFSSETSTMELIKKYNKSIKKM
- a CDS encoding glycoside hydrolase family 26 protein, whose amino-acid sequence is MKNHLLKILFFVTIIGLNSCSKDNPTSEPVVVDPPVVVTDLLTTKNVKTYMVDANATEATVALFYNLKKLAKTRFAIGQQDAFNGFYNNGSSAQSDIKKTTGNDPAVLGLDFMFITDKSNNGQSDNWFYQQEKIIIDDAKEAFGKGMITTFAWHLREPLKEESFYAADMTTEQKATAFKSILPGGSNHNWYKQKLDKVASVFLNLKDANGVLIPVIFRPFHEFDGNWFWWGQNYCTAEEYKTAFQFTVDYLKNTKGVHNVLYAFSPDNSYSTATNYLSRYPGDAYVDVLGMDNYGDFNNQGQTGADRANTKLKMISELAISKVKIAAMTETGYQVTATTPAIANWFSTYLYSSLTNNNIEISYVLFWTNSKDGYYVPTPGTSNVADFTTFATKTKSALVNKLPKMYVLPN